A part of Variovorax sp. HW608 genomic DNA contains:
- the fusA gene encoding elongation factor G — protein MPSRSNGLAAEMEAVRTLALVGASASGKTTLAEAMLQRAGAIGAAGSVERGSTVSDHDPLERRMQHSLNASIMHLTHADTRIHFIDTPGGPDFLGQSLPALEAVETAAIVINASTGIEQMALRMMEYAASRHLTRMIIVNKIDAQGVDLAGLLQQIQASLGRECLPLNLPGDGGARVVDCFFNREGTCDVGSVDAAHRALVEQVVEVDAAFVDRYLSDGDVDPAELHAPLEQALREGHLIPVCFVSARTGAGIEELLDVIVKLLPDPTESNPPDFLLGEGAAAEPMEAVPDPSLHVLAHVFKVTVDPYVGKMGIFRVHQGTVTRDSQLYVGDGRKPFKVGHLFMLQGKDHVEVARALPGDIVAVAKVDEIKFDSVLHDAAEDDHVHLAPLDFPVPVHGLAIEPKRHGDEQRMWEILGKLVGEDPCLRVEHVAATNESVVYGLGDLHLRVLLDRLREVYKFEVNTRPPRIAYRETVTSPAEGHHRHKKQTGGAGQFGEVFLRIEPLGRGEGFEFVDQVKGGTIPGQFIPAVEKGVREVLSTGAIAGYPVVDVRVVVYDGKHHSVDSKDIAFATAGRKAFMAAIRDARPIVLEPIVQIEIAAPDGAMGDVTGDLSSRRGLVTGTANLAAGTVVIKGQVPMSELASYQSRLNAMTSGQGRYTIVLSHYEAVPPAIQQTLTSQHRVRDDE, from the coding sequence ATGCCAAGCCGATCGAACGGCCTCGCGGCCGAAATGGAAGCGGTGCGGACGCTGGCACTCGTCGGAGCGTCCGCTTCCGGCAAGACCACGCTCGCGGAGGCCATGCTGCAGCGCGCCGGCGCCATCGGCGCGGCGGGCAGCGTCGAGCGCGGAAGCACGGTGAGCGATCACGATCCGCTCGAGCGGCGAATGCAGCACTCGCTCAACGCCTCGATCATGCATCTGACGCACGCCGACACGCGCATCCACTTCATCGACACGCCCGGCGGCCCCGATTTCCTCGGCCAGAGCCTGCCCGCCCTGGAAGCGGTCGAGACCGCGGCCATCGTCATCAACGCCTCGACCGGCATCGAGCAGATGGCGCTGCGGATGATGGAGTACGCGGCCTCGCGCCACCTCACGCGCATGATCATCGTCAACAAGATCGATGCCCAGGGCGTGGATCTGGCAGGGCTGCTGCAGCAGATCCAGGCGAGCTTGGGGCGCGAATGCCTGCCGCTCAACCTGCCCGGCGACGGTGGCGCACGGGTGGTGGACTGCTTCTTCAACCGCGAGGGGACGTGCGACGTCGGCTCGGTCGATGCGGCGCACCGCGCGCTGGTGGAGCAGGTGGTCGAGGTCGACGCCGCCTTCGTGGACCGCTATCTGAGCGATGGCGACGTGGACCCCGCCGAGCTGCATGCGCCGCTGGAACAGGCATTGCGCGAAGGGCATCTGATACCGGTGTGCTTCGTCTCCGCGCGCACCGGCGCGGGCATCGAGGAATTGCTCGACGTCATCGTCAAGCTGCTGCCCGACCCGACCGAATCCAATCCGCCGGACTTCCTGCTGGGCGAGGGCGCCGCCGCGGAGCCGATGGAGGCCGTCCCGGACCCTTCGCTGCATGTGCTCGCGCACGTGTTCAAGGTCACGGTGGACCCCTACGTCGGCAAGATGGGCATCTTCCGCGTGCACCAGGGCACGGTCACGCGCGACAGCCAGCTCTACGTGGGCGACGGCCGCAAGCCCTTCAAGGTGGGGCACCTGTTCATGCTGCAGGGCAAGGACCACGTCGAGGTTGCGCGTGCGCTGCCGGGCGACATCGTGGCGGTCGCGAAGGTGGACGAGATCAAGTTCGACTCGGTGCTGCACGATGCGGCCGAGGATGACCACGTGCATCTGGCGCCGCTCGACTTTCCCGTGCCGGTGCACGGCCTGGCGATCGAGCCCAAGCGGCACGGCGACGAGCAGCGGATGTGGGAAATCCTCGGCAAGCTGGTCGGCGAAGACCCCTGCCTGCGCGTCGAGCACGTGGCCGCCACCAACGAGTCGGTGGTGTACGGACTCGGCGACCTGCATCTGCGCGTGCTGCTCGACCGCTTGCGCGAGGTCTACAAGTTCGAGGTCAACACGCGGCCGCCGCGCATCGCCTACCGCGAGACCGTGACCTCGCCGGCCGAAGGGCACCACCGCCACAAGAAGCAGACCGGCGGCGCGGGCCAGTTCGGCGAGGTGTTCCTGCGCATCGAACCGCTCGGCCGCGGGGAGGGCTTCGAGTTCGTCGACCAGGTCAAGGGCGGAACGATCCCGGGGCAGTTCATTCCCGCCGTCGAGAAGGGCGTGCGCGAGGTGCTGTCGACCGGCGCGATCGCCGGCTATCCGGTGGTCGATGTGCGGGTGGTGGTCTACGACGGCAAGCACCACAGCGTGGACAGCAAGGACATCGCTTTCGCCACCGCGGGGCGCAAGGCCTTCATGGCGGCGATCCGCGACGCGCGTCCCATCGTGCTCGAACCGATCGTGCAGATCGAGATCGCCGCGCCCGATGGGGCCATGGGCGACGTGACCGGCGACCTGTCGTCGCGGCGCGGGCTGGTCACCGGCACCGCGAACCTCGCGGCCGGTACCGTCGTCATCAAGGGGCAGGTGCCGATGTCGGAACTCGCGAGCTACCAGTCGCGACTCAACGCGATGACCAGCGGCCAGGGGCGCTACACCATCGTGCTGTCGCACTACGAGGCGGTGCCGCCCGCGATCCAGCAGACCTTGACGAGCCAGCACCGCGTGCGCGACGACGAATGA
- a CDS encoding PP2C family protein-serine/threonine phosphatase: MDIEIVSVSKQGGRPYNEDVFGQWSDGRFAACLVADGAGGHGGGDVAADVARSSVLGALAASPGLEQGRLRHLLEQANRDVVARQAEGGRLADMRSTAVVAVVDLEACELAWVHAGDSRAYLFRDGEQVARTVDHSLVQQLVNGGMIDEERARLHPQRNLLLSALGAPDGDVEIDVSERMPVRVGDVVLLCSDGVWEVLGDRRLGEILRASLDPHQWIDTIDAEIGLLAAPGYDNYTAVAMWLRADEDTTEPLPLQP, from the coding sequence GTGGACATCGAAATCGTCTCCGTCTCGAAGCAGGGCGGGCGCCCTTACAACGAGGACGTGTTCGGGCAGTGGAGCGACGGACGCTTCGCCGCCTGCCTCGTGGCCGACGGTGCCGGCGGGCATGGGGGTGGGGACGTGGCCGCCGACGTCGCCCGATCGAGCGTGCTCGGTGCCCTGGCCGCTTCGCCGGGGCTGGAGCAGGGCCGGCTGCGCCACCTGCTCGAACAGGCCAACCGCGACGTGGTCGCACGGCAGGCCGAGGGCGGCCGGCTGGCGGACATGCGATCGACCGCGGTTGTCGCGGTCGTCGACCTGGAGGCCTGCGAACTCGCCTGGGTCCACGCCGGCGACAGCCGTGCCTACCTGTTCCGCGACGGTGAGCAGGTGGCGCGCACCGTCGATCACAGCCTCGTCCAGCAACTGGTCAACGGCGGGATGATCGACGAGGAGCGTGCGCGGCTGCATCCGCAGCGCAACCTGCTGCTGTCGGCCCTCGGCGCGCCGGACGGCGACGTCGAGATCGACGTTTCCGAGCGCATGCCGGTGCGGGTCGGCGATGTGGTGCTGCTGTGCAGCGACGGCGTCTGGGAGGTGCTGGGCGACCGGCGGCTGGGCGAGATCCTGCGGGCGTCGCTCGATCCGCACCAGTGGATCGACACGATCGACGCCGAGATCGGGCTCCTCGCCGCGCCCGGCTACGACAACTACACCGCGGTCGCGATGTGGCTGCGCGCCGACGAGGACACGACCGAGCCGCTGCCGCTTCAGCCCTGA
- a CDS encoding serine/threonine-protein kinase, which translates to MAFPPSLAPTVAPAVRSAPRRVGAGLLAVGARLAEFEITRIVGQGGFGVVYEAWDPVLERVVAIKEYLPSSLSARRSDGAVVPLSERHRETFELGMRGFINEARLLAQFGHPSLLKVYRFWQEHGTAYMVMPFYRGDTLKQALAASPGIAQEAWLLKVMDGVTQALMVMHAAHCYHRDIAPDNIILLEGSGRPVVLDFGAARRVISDKTQTITVILKPGYAPVEQYASAPDMVQGAWTDVYALAAVLHVAVCGRPPPPSVARLLSDSYLPLARNEALRQRYSERLLSAIDAGLGVRPESRPQSMAAFREALGLEPAPAPMRLAPGRRQAAAAAQPPQSPAPATKRQRQLLAVAASVAASLPLAMAVMVWWAFSVR; encoded by the coding sequence GTGGCATTTCCGCCTTCGCTCGCGCCCACCGTGGCGCCCGCCGTGCGGTCGGCGCCGCGCCGCGTCGGCGCGGGCCTGCTCGCGGTCGGCGCGCGGCTGGCCGAGTTCGAGATCACGCGCATCGTCGGCCAGGGCGGCTTCGGCGTGGTCTACGAGGCGTGGGACCCGGTGCTGGAGCGCGTGGTCGCGATCAAGGAGTACCTGCCGTCGTCGCTGTCGGCGCGGCGGTCGGACGGCGCGGTGGTGCCGCTGTCGGAGCGGCACCGCGAAACCTTCGAGCTCGGCATGCGCGGCTTCATCAACGAGGCGCGGCTCTTGGCGCAGTTCGGCCATCCGTCGCTGCTCAAGGTCTACCGGTTCTGGCAGGAGCACGGCACGGCGTACATGGTCATGCCCTTCTATCGCGGCGACACGCTGAAGCAGGCGCTGGCCGCCTCGCCGGGCATCGCGCAGGAAGCCTGGCTGCTGAAGGTGATGGACGGCGTCACGCAGGCGCTGATGGTCATGCATGCCGCGCACTGCTATCACCGCGACATCGCGCCGGACAACATCATCCTTCTCGAAGGCTCCGGGCGGCCGGTGGTGCTGGACTTCGGCGCCGCGCGGCGCGTGATCAGCGACAAGACGCAGACCATCACCGTGATCCTCAAGCCCGGCTACGCGCCGGTCGAGCAGTACGCCAGCGCGCCCGACATGGTTCAGGGCGCATGGACCGACGTGTACGCGCTTGCCGCCGTGCTGCACGTCGCGGTCTGCGGACGGCCGCCGCCGCCGTCGGTGGCGCGGCTCTTGTCCGACAGCTACCTGCCGCTGGCGCGCAACGAGGCGCTGCGCCAGCGCTACAGCGAGCGACTGCTGAGCGCGATCGACGCAGGGCTCGGCGTGCGGCCCGAATCGCGGCCGCAGTCGATGGCGGCCTTCCGGGAGGCGCTGGGCCTCGAGCCTGCGCCGGCGCCGATGCGTCTGGCGCCCGGCCGCCGGCAGGCGGCGGCAGCCGCGCAGCCGCCGCAAAGCCCCGCGCCCGCGACCAAGCGCCAGCGCCAGTTGCTCGCCGTGGCGGCCTCGGTCGCCGCGAGCCTGCCGCTCGCCATGGCCGTCATGGTGTGGTGGGCGTTCAGCGTCCGCTGA
- a CDS encoding crotonase/enoyl-CoA hydratase family protein: MDSASPSVLFETHGAICTITLSRPAKRNAVDGPTAAALLAAFGRFEADETLRVAILTGAGGHFCAGADLAALGDPLLRNPLTPDGSGPGPMGPTRMALSKPLIAAVSGYAVAGGLELALLADLRVADEDAVFGVFCRRWGVPLIDGGTVRLPRIVGMGRALDMILTGRPVPAAEALAMGLVNRMTPPGGALAAARELAQQIAAFPQQCMRTDRRSAYAQWDLPLAEALRQEGANGVPMVFAEGEAGAQRFARGAGRHGQFGDR; encoded by the coding sequence ATGGACAGCGCTTCCCCATCCGTTCTCTTCGAAACCCACGGCGCGATCTGCACCATCACGCTTTCCCGCCCCGCCAAGCGCAACGCAGTCGACGGCCCCACCGCCGCCGCGCTGCTGGCCGCCTTCGGGCGCTTCGAGGCCGACGAGACCCTGCGCGTCGCGATCCTCACCGGCGCCGGAGGCCACTTCTGCGCCGGCGCCGATCTCGCGGCGCTGGGCGATCCCCTGCTCCGCAACCCGCTGACGCCGGACGGCAGCGGCCCCGGCCCGATGGGGCCCACGCGGATGGCGCTGTCGAAGCCGCTGATCGCCGCCGTCAGCGGCTATGCGGTGGCAGGCGGGCTCGAGCTCGCGCTCCTGGCCGACCTGCGCGTGGCCGACGAGGACGCGGTGTTCGGCGTCTTCTGCCGGCGCTGGGGCGTGCCGCTGATCGACGGCGGAACGGTGCGCCTGCCGCGCATCGTGGGGATGGGGCGCGCGCTCGACATGATCCTCACGGGCCGCCCGGTGCCGGCGGCGGAGGCGCTCGCGATGGGGCTGGTCAACCGCATGACCCCGCCCGGCGGCGCATTGGCGGCGGCCCGGGAACTGGCACAGCAGATCGCCGCGTTCCCGCAGCAGTGCATGCGGACCGACCGGCGCTCGGCCTACGCGCAGTGGGATCTGCCGCTCGCCGAAGCCCTGCGGCAGGAAGGCGCGAACGGCGTGCCGATGGTGTTCGCGGAAGGCGAAGCCGGCGCGCAGCGCTTCGCCCGCGGCGCTGGGCGCCATGGGCAATTCGGCGATCGGTGA
- the tagF gene encoding type VI secretion system-associated protein TagF gives MADFSHRRLPQSFREPWGLWLRAGIARMQLRHPHWPDHYLDAPRWCFVLGNDVVDAQSWVGVLVPSVDEMGRHFPFTLAAELGSAESELRGDALARLRHWWGLANRAAREGTREHLDALHFEVLLHQLFAFAGRPDGDPDATLALPVVGQSLWLTDPTAERGLGMAGQELPQDDQFEALFGCAAGAEAPGPNEP, from the coding sequence ATGGCCGACTTCTCGCACCGTCGCCTGCCGCAGAGCTTTCGCGAGCCCTGGGGCCTCTGGCTGCGCGCCGGCATCGCGCGCATGCAGCTTCGTCATCCGCACTGGCCCGATCACTACCTGGACGCGCCGCGCTGGTGCTTCGTGCTCGGCAACGACGTGGTCGATGCGCAAAGCTGGGTCGGCGTGCTCGTCCCTTCGGTCGACGAGATGGGCCGCCATTTCCCCTTCACGCTCGCGGCCGAGCTCGGCTCCGCCGAAAGCGAGCTCCGGGGCGATGCGTTGGCACGCCTGCGCCACTGGTGGGGCCTCGCGAACCGCGCCGCGCGCGAGGGCACGCGGGAGCACCTCGACGCGCTGCATTTCGAAGTGCTCCTGCACCAGCTTTTCGCGTTCGCCGGAAGGCCGGACGGGGACCCCGACGCGACGCTGGCCCTGCCGGTGGTCGGTCAGTCCCTCTGGCTGACCGATCCCACTGCCGAGCGCGGGCTCGGAATGGCCGGCCAGGAACTGCCGCAGGACGACCAGTTCGAGGCGCTCTTCGGCTGCGCCGCCGGCGCGGAAGCGCCCGGCCCGAACGAGCCCTGA
- a CDS encoding beta-1,6-N-acetylglucosaminyltransferase, translated as MPGSLPSQPGAASEKRELVCPCTSPPAWETCVFSITNGRIAFHLFCNETNLSASAGGERTESMRIAVLILLHKWTDQQKRLVEFLAREYEVFIHADKRSKLTIETDLPRVHVYSEYKNYWGHHSVNDAAVFLFRQAAKLGFDRYLLISGDDVPIKPLSEITRFFATNDLEFFEHHLMPRDHWPGNGGFDRVDFFYPKVLSRGPSHPLTVKFTILLDRLNRRLLIPAMRKVARRPRMPVEYWGGGLWLNLSAHCVDQMLAWLDRNPWYPRKFHGTRCADEIFFQTLIFNFVPDVEVRNDHLRYIDWHSGPEFPRVMRGSDLEKMRQSPALFARKFDHNVDPAVIDAVYAGLG; from the coding sequence ATGCCCGGCAGCCTGCCGAGCCAGCCCGGCGCCGCGTCTGAAAAGAGGGAACTCGTCTGCCCGTGCACAAGCCCTCCGGCATGGGAAACATGCGTATTTTCGATTACAAATGGAAGGATCGCTTTCCATTTGTTCTGCAATGAAACCAATCTGTCGGCGAGCGCCGGCGGGGAAAGAACCGAAAGCATGCGAATTGCGGTGCTCATCCTTCTGCACAAATGGACGGACCAGCAGAAGCGTCTCGTCGAATTCCTCGCCCGCGAGTACGAGGTGTTCATCCATGCCGACAAGCGGTCGAAGCTGACGATCGAGACCGACCTGCCCCGCGTCCACGTCTACAGCGAGTACAAGAACTATTGGGGCCACCACAGCGTGAACGACGCCGCCGTCTTCCTTTTCAGGCAGGCGGCCAAGCTCGGCTTCGACCGCTATCTGCTGATCTCCGGGGACGACGTGCCGATCAAGCCGCTGTCCGAGATCACCCGCTTCTTCGCCACCAACGACCTGGAATTCTTCGAGCACCACCTGATGCCGCGCGACCACTGGCCGGGCAACGGCGGCTTCGACCGGGTCGACTTCTTCTATCCGAAGGTGCTGTCCAGAGGGCCGTCGCATCCGCTGACCGTCAAGTTCACCATCTTGCTGGACCGGCTCAACCGAAGACTCCTGATCCCTGCGATGCGAAAGGTCGCGCGCCGCCCGCGGATGCCGGTCGAATACTGGGGCGGCGGCTTGTGGCTCAACCTGTCCGCCCACTGCGTCGATCAGATGCTCGCCTGGCTCGACCGCAATCCGTGGTACCCGCGGAAATTCCACGGGACCCGCTGCGCGGACGAAATCTTCTTTCAAACGCTGATCTTCAACTTCGTGCCGGACGTCGAAGTCCGCAACGATCACCTGCGATACATCGACTGGCATTCGGGCCCGGAATTCCCCCGGGTGATGCGCGGATCGGATCTCGAAAAGATGCGGCAGTCGCCGGCCCTCTTCGCGCGCAAGTTCGACCACAACGTCGATCCGGCGGTGATCGACGCGGTCTACGCAGGCCTGGGCTGA
- a CDS encoding phosphate/phosphite/phosphonate ABC transporter substrate-binding protein — MSKAWIVRVGRCLLLAALGWHALAAPREAAEPLRFGVLPIGGAVESKDGWSPLLADLARAIGRPVTVLSVTSYESLDQAIQRNEVDLGLLSAKMALDAVTQRRMNVLALVKRHPGDPDHRAILLVRKDGPPGSLDELLAHPERWRLARGDSRSVSGFILPQVQLFLPHRIEMETRFKSEIVDTHQATALAVANGDADVATNNTTDFERFRRQFPAEAGRLQIVWRSDPTPQAPIVVRRDLPPELQKKLRAFFTGYGQGPGVRGNAQRETLKDLHASLGYVAADNKALLPAARLEYQLARQSALNARWVSEEARQAKLDRIEKAYALQQSVLRADSR; from the coding sequence GTGAGCAAAGCCTGGATCGTTCGGGTGGGCCGCTGCCTGCTGCTGGCGGCGCTGGGCTGGCATGCCCTCGCCGCCCCGCGCGAGGCGGCCGAGCCGCTGCGCTTCGGCGTGCTGCCGATCGGCGGCGCGGTCGAGTCGAAGGACGGCTGGTCGCCGCTGCTGGCCGATCTGGCGCGCGCCATCGGGCGGCCGGTGACGGTGCTTTCGGTGACGAGCTACGAATCGCTCGACCAGGCGATCCAACGCAACGAAGTCGACCTCGGGCTGTTGTCCGCGAAGATGGCGCTCGATGCGGTGACGCAGCGGCGCATGAACGTGCTCGCGCTGGTGAAGCGGCATCCCGGCGATCCGGACCATCGCGCGATCCTGCTGGTGCGCAAGGACGGGCCGCCGGGCAGCCTCGACGAGCTGCTGGCCCACCCTGAGCGATGGCGGCTCGCGCGCGGCGACAGCCGCTCGGTGTCGGGATTCATCCTGCCGCAGGTGCAGCTCTTCCTGCCGCACCGCATCGAGATGGAGACGCGCTTCAAGAGCGAGATCGTCGATACGCACCAGGCCACGGCGCTCGCGGTGGCCAACGGCGACGCCGACGTCGCGACCAACAACACCACCGACTTCGAGCGCTTCCGGCGCCAATTCCCGGCCGAGGCCGGGCGGCTGCAGATCGTCTGGCGCTCGGACCCGACGCCGCAGGCGCCGATCGTGGTGCGGCGCGACCTTCCGCCCGAGCTGCAGAAGAAGCTGCGCGCGTTCTTCACCGGCTACGGGCAGGGGCCGGGCGTGCGCGGCAACGCGCAGCGCGAGACGCTGAAGGACCTGCACGCGAGCCTCGGCTACGTGGCGGCCGACAACAAGGCGCTGCTTCCGGCGGCCCGGCTCGAATACCAGCTTGCGCGGCAGAGCGCCCTCAACGCCCGCTGGGTCAGCGAGGAAGCGCGCCAGGCGAAGCTCGACCGCATCGAGAAGGCCTACGCCCTGCAGCAGTCGGTGCTGCGCGCGGACAGTCGCTGA
- the phnD gene encoding phosphate/phosphite/phosphonate ABC transporter substrate-binding protein, with protein MQAPVHSNSSASHARPERFRAAVRRVCARTLYGAAMLLMGLMGIEAAQAQTSPGAAPLRFGILPLGGAFESRNDWEPLLADLSRAIGRPVSMLSVTSYEALEQAIQRDQVDMAFLSGKMALDAVTLRRMNVIAQVTRHDGLPGYRALLLTRKTGDYTSLKGLLAEPEKWRIARGESRSVSGFIVPQLQLFLPNHIVMETRFRSEVVGTHQVTALAVANGEADVATNNTADFERFKLQFPAEADRLQVIWESELIPHAQIVMRREYDDAFRRKVQGFLVDYARGKGPRGDAERAVLKSLHDLAGFVAADNSSLMPAAKLAYQLARQSAMNSQWVNESARQARLQRIEATYAEQMAALRGDAPR; from the coding sequence ATGCAGGCTCCGGTCCACAGCAATTCCAGCGCATCGCATGCCCGGCCGGAGCGTTTCCGCGCGGCAGTGCGTCGCGTGTGCGCGCGAACGCTGTACGGCGCGGCGATGCTCCTGATGGGGCTGATGGGCATCGAGGCGGCGCAGGCGCAGACCTCGCCCGGCGCCGCGCCGCTGCGCTTCGGCATCCTCCCGCTGGGCGGCGCCTTCGAGTCGCGCAACGACTGGGAGCCGCTGCTCGCGGACCTGAGCCGCGCGATCGGCCGTCCGGTGAGCATGCTCTCGGTGACCTCGTACGAGGCGCTCGAACAGGCGATCCAGCGCGACCAGGTCGACATGGCCTTCCTGTCGGGCAAGATGGCGCTCGATGCGGTGACGCTGCGCCGCATGAACGTGATCGCCCAGGTCACGCGCCATGACGGCCTGCCGGGCTACCGGGCGCTGCTGCTCACCCGCAAGACCGGCGACTACACCAGCCTCAAGGGCCTCTTGGCCGAGCCCGAGAAATGGCGCATCGCGCGCGGCGAGAGCCGCTCGGTCTCCGGTTTCATCGTGCCGCAGCTGCAGCTCTTCCTGCCCAATCACATCGTGATGGAGACGCGCTTTCGCAGCGAGGTCGTCGGCACCCACCAGGTGACGGCGCTCGCGGTGGCCAACGGCGAAGCCGACGTGGCGACGAACAACACGGCGGACTTCGAGCGCTTCAAGCTCCAGTTCCCGGCCGAGGCCGATCGGCTGCAGGTGATCTGGGAGTCCGAGCTGATCCCGCACGCGCAGATCGTCATGCGCCGCGAGTACGACGACGCCTTCCGCCGGAAGGTGCAGGGCTTCCTCGTCGACTATGCAAGAGGCAAGGGCCCGCGCGGCGATGCGGAACGCGCCGTGCTGAAGTCGCTGCACGACCTGGCCGGCTTCGTCGCCGCCGACAACAGCTCGTTGATGCCCGCCGCCAAGCTGGCCTACCAGCTCGCGCGGCAAAGCGCGATGAACTCGCAGTGGGTCAACGAGTCCGCGCGCCAGGCGCGGCTGCAGCGCATCGAGGCCACCTACGCCGAGCAGATGGCCGCGCTTCGTGGAGACGCGCCGCGTTGA
- a CDS encoding ATP-binding response regulator: protein MNWSFRAFHLLRLTLAQQLVLLALLPATVATLGVIAVLTRQHLSNVTELVRANAQTVALQVATVAQSQIQRMDRRALQRTAQSGSYQPHVQQVQIWSEDGEIVANSETTDRTRGEGLQVVAPIIGDDGKTAGKVMVEMSLDAVGSAKQAVWFNVVLVLAASLVGVGLAGWWAARRISSPIRELGEAVERLGAGEDAQVTIEGTAEVRRLQDGFNQAARALTESRNQLESRITDATAELARKNQQLEVASQAKTRLLAAASHDLRQPLHALTLFSDGLANGETDPARLQRIGHIRECVESLDRLFTELLNLSQLDAGVLQPQWTDFALDTLFDEISRNFRAVAEQQNLRLVVRKTDAWVRCDYVMLSRILNNLVSNSLRHTVEGGVLIGARRRRKGIRIDVWDTGVGIAAHHQARVFEEFYQVEPQGGRQGGRDSRGMGLGLATVQRLAALLNTRVELSSRPNKGTCVRVVVRATEPLVPLPAPPLLPMGLAADDDGGLRNIRVLVIDDERTILEGLQVVLSNWGAEVLAAQSRSEALALASAWERPPDVVLSDLLLQGGDNGLDVLAALERHPNGIGPATARLLVTGETKPDRLREVASAGVTVLYKPVSPKVLRQAIAAQLATVRELA from the coding sequence ATGAACTGGTCCTTCCGTGCCTTCCATCTGCTGCGTCTGACGCTGGCCCAGCAGCTCGTCCTGCTCGCCCTCCTGCCGGCCACCGTCGCCACCCTGGGCGTGATCGCGGTGCTGACGCGCCAGCACCTGTCGAACGTGACCGAGCTGGTCCGCGCCAACGCGCAGACGGTGGCGCTGCAGGTCGCGACGGTGGCGCAGTCGCAGATCCAGCGCATGGACCGCCGCGCGCTGCAACGCACCGCGCAATCCGGCAGCTACCAGCCGCATGTGCAGCAGGTGCAGATCTGGTCGGAGGACGGCGAGATCGTCGCCAACTCGGAAACCACCGACCGCACGCGCGGCGAAGGCCTTCAGGTGGTCGCGCCGATCATCGGCGACGACGGCAAGACCGCGGGCAAGGTGATGGTCGAGATGAGCCTCGACGCGGTGGGCAGCGCCAAGCAGGCGGTGTGGTTCAACGTGGTGCTGGTGCTTGCCGCGAGCCTGGTGGGCGTCGGCCTCGCGGGCTGGTGGGCGGCGCGGCGGATCAGCTCCCCGATCCGCGAGCTCGGCGAGGCGGTGGAGCGCCTCGGCGCGGGCGAGGATGCGCAGGTGACCATCGAGGGCACGGCCGAAGTGCGCCGCCTGCAGGATGGCTTCAACCAGGCGGCGCGCGCGCTGACCGAAAGCCGCAACCAGCTCGAAAGCCGGATCACCGACGCCACGGCGGAGCTCGCGCGCAAGAACCAGCAGCTCGAAGTCGCGAGCCAGGCGAAGACCCGCCTGCTCGCCGCCGCCAGCCACGACCTGCGCCAGCCGCTGCATGCGCTCACGCTGTTCTCCGACGGCCTTGCCAACGGCGAGACCGACCCGGCACGGCTGCAGCGCATCGGCCACATCCGCGAGTGCGTGGAATCGCTCGACCGGCTGTTCACCGAGCTGCTCAACCTCTCGCAGCTCGACGCCGGCGTGTTGCAGCCGCAATGGACGGACTTCGCGCTCGACACCCTGTTCGACGAGATCAGCCGCAACTTCCGCGCGGTGGCCGAGCAGCAGAACCTGCGCCTGGTGGTGCGCAAGACCGATGCGTGGGTGCGCTGCGACTACGTGATGCTCTCGCGCATCCTCAACAACCTGGTGTCGAATTCGCTGCGGCACACCGTCGAAGGCGGCGTGCTGATCGGCGCGCGGCGGCGCCGCAAGGGCATCCGCATCGACGTCTGGGACACCGGCGTGGGCATCGCGGCGCACCACCAGGCGCGGGTCTTCGAGGAGTTCTACCAGGTCGAGCCGCAGGGCGGCCGGCAGGGCGGCCGCGACTCGCGCGGGATGGGGCTCGGCCTGGCGACGGTGCAGCGCCTCGCGGCCCTGCTGAACACGCGCGTCGAACTCAGTTCGCGGCCGAACAAGGGCACCTGCGTGCGCGTGGTGGTGCGCGCCACCGAACCGCTGGTCCCGCTGCCCGCGCCGCCCCTGCTGCCCATGGGCCTCGCGGCGGACGACGACGGCGGGCTGCGCAACATCCGCGTGCTGGTGATCGACGACGAGCGCACCATCCTCGAGGGCCTGCAGGTGGTGCTTTCCAACTGGGGCGCCGAGGTGCTCGCTGCGCAGAGCCGCAGCGAGGCACTGGCCCTCGCGAGCGCCTGGGAGCGGCCGCCCGACGTCGTGTTGAGCGACCTGCTCCTGCAGGGCGGCGACAACGGCCTCGATGTGCTGGCCGCGCTGGAGCGCCACCCCAACGGCATCGGTCCGGCCACCGCCCGCCTGCTGGTGACCGGCGAGACCAAGCCCGACCGCCTGCGCGAAGTCGCGAGCGCGGGGGTCACGGTGCTCTACAAGCCGGTCTCGCCGAAGGTGCTGCGGCAGGCGATCGCGGCTCAGTTGGCGACCGTGCGGGAACTCGCGTGA